The Hyphomicrobiales bacterium genome has a window encoding:
- the appC gene encoding Oligopeptide transport system permease protein AppC, producing the protein MNFLKRFVRNRGAVIGIVILLAVVAFAILAPTLYPQSPWRPVARPFLAPFVNERFPLGTDTLGRNLAAGLVHGARVSLMIGVVSTLVALVIGVPLGAVAGYAGGFVDDALMRFTEFFQTIPSFALAIVLVAILQPQLGSIVLAIGVVSWPPVARLVRGEVLSLRSREYVQAAVTIGQSTPRIIFSQVLPNTIAPIIVMGSLMIGSAILLESSLSFLGLGDPNLMSWGYMVGAGRTRLLDAWWISFFPGFAIFLTVLALNLAGEGLNDALNPRLARGRE; encoded by the coding sequence ATGAACTTCCTCAAGCGCTTCGTCCGCAATCGCGGCGCCGTCATAGGCATCGTCATCCTGCTCGCCGTCGTCGCCTTCGCGATCCTGGCGCCGACGCTCTATCCGCAATCGCCTTGGCGCCCGGTGGCGCGGCCCTTCCTCGCGCCCTTCGTCAACGAGCGCTTCCCGCTCGGCACCGACACGCTCGGCCGCAACCTCGCCGCGGGGCTCGTCCATGGCGCCCGCGTCTCGCTGATGATCGGCGTGGTCTCGACGCTGGTCGCGCTGGTGATCGGCGTGCCGCTCGGCGCCGTCGCCGGCTATGCCGGCGGCTTCGTTGACGATGCGCTGATGCGCTTCACCGAGTTCTTCCAGACCATTCCCTCCTTCGCGCTCGCCATCGTGCTGGTCGCGATCCTGCAGCCGCAGCTCGGCTCGATCGTGCTCGCGATCGGGGTGGTCAGTTGGCCGCCGGTGGCACGACTGGTGCGAGGCGAGGTGCTCTCGCTGCGAAGTCGCGAATATGTCCAGGCGGCGGTGACGATCGGCCAGTCGACGCCGCGCATCATCTTCAGCCAGGTCCTGCCCAACACCATCGCGCCGATCATCGTCATGGGCTCGCTGATGATCGGCTCCGCGATCCTGCTGGAATCCTCGCTCTCCTTCCTTGGGCTGGGCGATCCCAACCTGATGAGCTGGGGCTATATGGTCGGCGCCGGCCGCACGCGCCTGCTCGACGCCTGGTGGATCTCGTTCTTCCCCGGTTTCGCGATCTTCCTGACG
- a CDS encoding ABC transporter permease, producing MNLAQFLAGRLVKGVIVLFAIAVLNFLLIRAAPGDPAQVLAGEAGAADAQLLEQLRARFGLDQPFLTQLWIYLKGYLTFDLGFSYRQQQPVLNLIMERLPATLLLTGAAFIVSLVVGTAMGALAARRAGKWSDSLITTLALIFYATPLFWIALMSQIVFALKLGLVPNVGYETIGANYTGLARALDIGQHLVLPSLTLGLFFTALYARMMRASMLEVAGADFVKTARAKGVSQPRVWRRHVARNAILPVVTLAGLQAGQLVGGAVLTETVFAWPGIGRLMFDALVQRDYSVLLGVFFISSAMVVCFNIATDLVYRIVDPRIEAHA from the coding sequence ATGAACCTCGCGCAATTCCTCGCCGGCCGGCTCGTCAAGGGCGTCATCGTCCTCTTCGCCATCGCCGTGCTGAATTTCCTGCTGATCCGGGCCGCGCCTGGCGACCCCGCGCAGGTGCTCGCCGGTGAGGCCGGCGCCGCCGATGCGCAATTGCTTGAACAACTGCGCGCCCGCTTCGGACTCGATCAGCCCTTCCTGACCCAGCTCTGGATCTATCTGAAGGGCTATCTCACCTTCGATCTCGGCTTCAGCTATCGCCAGCAGCAGCCGGTGCTGAACCTGATCATGGAGCGCCTGCCGGCGACGCTGCTCCTGACCGGTGCGGCCTTTATTGTCTCGCTCGTCGTCGGCACGGCGATGGGCGCGCTCGCCGCACGCCGGGCCGGCAAGTGGTCCGATAGCCTGATCACCACGCTCGCTTTGATCTTCTACGCGACGCCGCTGTTCTGGATCGCGCTGATGAGCCAGATCGTCTTCGCGCTGAAGCTCGGGCTCGTGCCCAATGTCGGCTACGAGACCATCGGCGCGAACTATACCGGCCTCGCCCGCGCGCTCGACATCGGCCAGCATCTCGTCCTGCCCTCGCTGACGCTCGGCCTGTTCTTCACCGCGCTCTACGCCCGGATGATGCGGGCCTCGATGCTGGAGGTGGCTGGTGCCGATTTCGTCAAGACGGCGCGTGCCAAGGGCGTCTCGCAGCCCCGTGTCTGGCGCCGGCATGTCGCGCGCAACGCCATCCTGCCTGTGGTGACGCTGGCCGGTCTGCAGGCGGGCCAGCTCGTCGGCGGCGCGGTCCTGACCGAGACCGTCTTCGCCTGGCCCGGCATCGGCCGCCTGATGTTCGATGCGCTGGTCCAGCGCGACTATTCTGTCCTGCTCGGCGTCTTCTTCATCTCCTCGGCGATGGTGGTCTGCTTCAACATCGCGACCGACCTAGTCTACCGAATCGTCGATCCGCGCATCGAGGCGCACGCATGA
- a CDS encoding ABC transporter substrate-binding protein, producing MVGRVTGLRFALALAASVFVLGAATAQEPKKGGTVHVVVQPEPPMLMQGLNQNGPTNMVAGNIYESLLRYDEKLNPQPSLAKSWEVSPDAKTYTFKLQEGVKWHDGKPFTADDVVFTLDKFLREVHPRWRPIVNAQVEKIEKVDDLTVKITLKQPFGPMVMTQEVASAPMIPKHIYEGTDYRANPANNTPIGTGPFKLKEWKKGSYIHLVKNEDYWLKGKPNLDEIYWQIIPDAAARAVAYETGKVDVLTGGSVDVYDVKRLAKLPNSCMTTKGWEMFAPHAWLTANIAKGGPLANKQFRQGMMHAIDREFGRDVVWDGLGKLPTGPISSKTKFYSADVPKYTYDVAKAKELIKASGYKGEPLKILALPYGETWNRWAEAIKQNFADAGINIAIETTDVPGWTQKASNGDFDLTFNFLYQLGDPAIGVARNYISTNIVKGNPFGNQGAYVNPEVDKLFADAAIAPTDAARQELYTKVQKILVEDVPVLWLLEMDFPTIYRCNVKNLVTTGIGVNDGFRDAWKE from the coding sequence ATGGTGGGTCGAGTGACGGGATTGCGGTTCGCTCTGGCGCTGGCGGCGTCGGTTTTCGTTTTGGGCGCCGCGACGGCCCAGGAGCCGAAGAAGGGTGGCACGGTCCATGTCGTGGTCCAGCCCGAGCCGCCGATGCTGATGCAGGGCCTCAATCAGAACGGCCCGACCAACATGGTCGCGGGCAACATCTACGAATCGCTGCTGCGCTATGACGAGAAGCTCAATCCGCAGCCCTCGCTCGCCAAGAGCTGGGAGGTCTCGCCGGATGCCAAGACCTACACCTTCAAGCTCCAGGAAGGCGTGAAATGGCATGACGGCAAGCCGTTCACGGCCGACGACGTGGTCTTCACCCTCGACAAGTTCCTGCGCGAGGTGCACCCGCGCTGGCGCCCGATCGTCAACGCCCAGGTGGAGAAGATCGAGAAGGTCGACGACCTCACCGTCAAGATCACGCTGAAGCAGCCCTTCGGCCCGATGGTCATGACGCAGGAGGTTGCCTCCGCGCCGATGATCCCGAAGCACATCTATGAGGGCACCGATTACCGCGCGAACCCGGCCAACAACACGCCGATCGGCACCGGCCCGTTCAAGCTCAAGGAGTGGAAGAAGGGCTCCTACATCCACCTCGTCAAGAACGAGGACTATTGGCTCAAGGGCAAGCCGAACCTCGACGAGATCTATTGGCAGATCATTCCCGATGCAGCCGCCCGCGCCGTTGCCTACGAGACGGGCAAGGTCGATGTGCTGACCGGCGGTTCGGTCGATGTCTACGACGTCAAGCGCCTCGCCAAGCTGCCCAACAGCTGCATGACCACCAAGGGCTGGGAGATGTTCGCGCCCCATGCCTGGCTGACCGCCAACATCGCCAAGGGCGGCCCGCTCGCCAACAAGCAGTTCCGTCAGGGCATGATGCACGCGATCGATCGCGAGTTCGGCAGGGATGTGGTCTGGGACGGGCTCGGCAAGCTGCCGACGGGGCCGATTTCCTCGAAGACCAAGTTCTATTCGGCTGATGTCCCGAAATACACCTATGACGTCGCCAAGGCGAAGGAGCTGATCAAGGCTTCCGGCTACAAGGGCGAGCCGCTCAAGATCCTGGCGCTGCCCTATGGCGAAACCTGGAACCGCTGGGCCGAGGCGATCAAGCAGAACTTCGCCGATGCGGGCATCAACATCGCCATCGAGACCACCGACGTCCCGGGCTGGACGCAGAAAGCCTCCAACGGCGATTTCGACCTGACCTTCAACTTCCTCTACCAGCTCGGCGACCCGGCGATCGGCGTCGCGCGCAACTACATCTCGACCAACATCGTCAAGGGCAACCCGTTCGGCAACCAGGGAGCCTATGTGAACCCGGAGGTCGACAAGCTCTTCGCCGACGCCGCCATTGCGCCGACCGATGCGGCGCGACAGGAGCTTTACACGAAAGTGCAGAAGATCCTGGTCGAGGACGTGCCGGTGCTCTGGCTGCTGGAGATGGACTTCCCGACCATCTACCGCTGCAACGTCAAGAACCTCGTCACCACCGGCATCGGCGTGAACGATGGCTTCCGCGACGCCTGGAAGGAGTAA
- a CDS encoding conserved membrane hypothetical protein (Evidence 4 : Unknown function but conserved in other organisms) → MTETVAAFTFCALLSASAVLGMKLREWLSEEHLPERTLEALRLVTSLLVTFAALVLSLQLSSVKASFDKAYRDRNADAAQLAQLDGCLRNYGPGAEPIRLDLRSYTAAVIASTWPREPKPAGVAFPDTSAMAREGADPSLGALLNRVGRAIDGLPATDTLHANVAAECRASYAQLQQRRWSVIEDVHGPVSPLFTSVLTFWLILVFLSFGLQTPRKRVAAIVLAIGVVSISTVMFVITDLERHYDGLFGISSASTRDALASMVR, encoded by the coding sequence ATGACCGAGACCGTTGCAGCCTTCACCTTCTGCGCGCTGCTGAGCGCAAGCGCCGTTCTCGGCATGAAGTTGCGCGAGTGGCTGTCGGAGGAACATCTCCCCGAACGCACCCTGGAGGCGCTCCGGCTGGTGACGAGCCTGCTCGTCACCTTCGCTGCGCTGGTGCTCAGCCTCCAGCTCTCCAGCGTCAAGGCGAGCTTCGACAAGGCCTATCGCGACCGCAACGCCGATGCCGCCCAACTCGCCCAGCTCGACGGCTGCCTGCGCAATTACGGGCCGGGCGCGGAGCCGATCCGCCTCGACCTGCGCAGTTACACGGCAGCGGTCATCGCCAGCACCTGGCCGCGGGAGCCGAAGCCTGCCGGAGTAGCGTTTCCCGATACCTCCGCCATGGCCCGCGAAGGGGCGGATCCGTCACTCGGCGCCCTGCTCAACCGGGTCGGGCGCGCGATCGACGGCCTGCCTGCGACGGATACGCTGCACGCCAATGTCGCGGCCGAATGCAGGGCCTCCTATGCGCAGCTGCAGCAGCGGCGCTGGTCGGTGATCGAGGATGTGCATGGGCCGGTCTCGCCGCTGTTCACCAGCGTTCTGACCTTCTGGCTGATACTCGTGTTCCTGAGCTTCGGCCTGCAGACGCCGCGCAAGCGCGTCGCCGCGATCGTGCTGGCGATCGGCGTCGTCTCGATCTCGACCGTGATGTTCGTGATCACCGATCTCGAGCGGCATTATGACGGCTTGTTCGGCATCTCCAGCGCCTCGACACGCGACGCGCTGGCGAGCATGGTCCGCTGA
- a CDS encoding Helix-turn-helix transcriptional regulator, with protein sequence MSFHALIVGEAGCVPLPMRREPPPADAASKPVFVIDAGLNMRFGNRGAAALACDGVGDRDRFTACDKGFMARLQLWMKRCEAGRAAGEARLPLSLRCGRQVAIDAVHLAAIDLFVLTVDDPESAMERKLAQVSDACGLTPMEERMLALIAEGLDTIIAAKRLGIAPSTARTHLQRLFAKTGTARQSELVRFVATYVEDAG encoded by the coding sequence ATGTCGTTCCATGCTTTGATCGTCGGCGAGGCTGGCTGCGTGCCGCTGCCCATGCGCCGGGAGCCGCCTCCGGCGGATGCCGCCTCCAAGCCCGTCTTCGTCATCGATGCCGGCCTGAACATGCGGTTCGGCAATCGCGGCGCGGCGGCGCTCGCCTGTGACGGCGTGGGCGACAGGGACCGCTTCACGGCCTGCGACAAGGGTTTCATGGCCCGGCTCCAGCTCTGGATGAAGCGCTGCGAGGCCGGCAGGGCGGCCGGCGAGGCGCGCCTGCCGCTCTCGTTGCGCTGTGGCCGGCAGGTCGCGATCGACGCGGTGCATCTCGCCGCCATCGACCTGTTCGTCCTGACCGTGGACGATCCGGAGAGCGCGATGGAGCGCAAGCTGGCCCAGGTCAGCGACGCCTGCGGGTTGACGCCCATGGAGGAGCGCATGCTCGCTCTGATCGCCGAGGGGCTCGACACGATCATCGCCGCCAAGCGTCTCGGCATCGCCCCGAGCACGGCCCGGACCCATCTCCAGCGTCTCTTCGCCAAGACGGGGACGGCCCGACAGAGCGAGCTCGTCCGCTTCGTCGCGACTTATGTCGAGGACGCCGGCTGA
- a CDS encoding GntR family transcriptional regulator → MQAMTVPKPPMTKPPFQELLELRSDTAKPLYQQLEDELTRLIGEGVLTPGTTLPAERQLAERLRISRTTVQRSYNALRQRKLLSAQGRLGSIVQGPGPRLHSGMDRLKGFTEEMRELGRVPSSQIIERMVVKDRLIASIFGEPSHTSFLKLVRVRSGDGIPMSREVAWYNLDRAAGLAEADLTGSVYARLAGLGLPLMRCEQTIEAAAPTEEECGIFGFPQPVPCLLIKRRSYDIDGDMLEYVEGLFRGDSYTYRLMLKA, encoded by the coding sequence ATGCAAGCGATGACAGTGCCTAAGCCTCCGATGACGAAGCCACCGTTCCAGGAGCTTCTGGAACTGCGCAGCGACACCGCCAAGCCGCTCTACCAGCAGCTGGAGGACGAGCTGACGCGGCTGATCGGAGAGGGGGTCTTGACGCCCGGAACCACCCTTCCGGCGGAACGCCAGCTCGCCGAGCGGCTCCGCATCAGCCGCACCACCGTACAACGATCCTACAATGCGCTGCGACAGCGGAAATTGCTGAGCGCGCAGGGGCGTCTCGGCTCGATCGTGCAGGGCCCGGGGCCGCGCCTGCACTCCGGAATGGACCGGCTGAAGGGCTTCACCGAGGAGATGCGCGAGCTCGGCCGGGTGCCGTCCTCACAGATCATCGAGCGGATGGTGGTCAAGGATCGCCTGATCGCCTCGATCTTCGGCGAACCCTCGCATACCTCCTTCCTCAAGCTCGTCCGCGTCCGATCCGGTGACGGCATTCCGATGTCGCGCGAGGTCGCCTGGTACAATCTTGATCGCGCGGCGGGATTGGCGGAGGCCGACCTGACCGGCTCCGTCTACGCCAGGTTGGCCGGCCTCGGGCTTCCCTTGATGCGCTGCGAGCAGACCATCGAAGCCGCGGCGCCGACGGAGGAGGAATGCGGGATCTTCGGCTTTCCGCAGCCGGTGCCTTGCCTCCTGATCAAGCGACGCAGCTACGACATCGATGGCGACATGCTCGAATACGTCGAGGGCCTGTTTCGTGGGGATAGCTATACCTATCGCCTGATGCTGAAGGCCTGA
- the rbsK gene encoding Ribokinase has translation MERGRELTTSMLDKPVFVLGSFVLACTAKVVRFPCPGESMAAADVTIEPGGKGLNQAIMARRLGAAVDGLLAVGDDMAAAFALPALARADLPATMLLNIPGRTGAGVGFIDMAGETCLAIAPAANLRLSSAHLREKAQAIEGAALVTAQFEIADDPIREAFALARRAGVPTLLNPSPFRPIPDDILAGTTILVVNETEAGGLATAMELPREDAATPQRFLATLGPAILERGPRFVVLTRGAAGAIAISAEEPPVMQPGFPVDAIDTLGAGDAFSTTLGVRLAEGWPLARAMRDAAAAGALTTTRPGVFEALPTVADIAALSQTRLA, from the coding sequence ATGGAGCGCGGAAGGGAGTTAACGACCTCTATGCTCGATAAACCGGTCTTCGTTCTGGGAAGCTTCGTCCTGGCCTGCACGGCAAAGGTCGTCCGCTTTCCCTGCCCCGGTGAATCGATGGCCGCGGCCGACGTGACCATCGAGCCGGGAGGCAAGGGCCTGAACCAGGCCATCATGGCGCGTCGCCTCGGGGCGGCCGTCGACGGCCTCCTGGCCGTGGGCGACGACATGGCCGCCGCATTCGCTCTCCCCGCGCTCGCGCGTGCCGATCTGCCCGCGACGATGCTCCTGAACATCCCGGGCCGGACCGGGGCCGGGGTCGGCTTTATCGACATGGCCGGCGAAACCTGCCTCGCCATCGCGCCGGCCGCCAATCTGCGCCTCTCGTCCGCCCATCTTCGCGAGAAGGCCCAGGCGATCGAGGGAGCGGCCCTCGTCACCGCCCAGTTCGAAATCGCCGACGATCCGATCCGCGAGGCGTTTGCTCTGGCCCGCCGGGCGGGGGTGCCGACCCTGCTGAACCCCTCCCCCTTCAGGCCGATACCGGACGACATCCTGGCCGGGACCACCATCCTCGTCGTCAACGAGACCGAGGCCGGCGGCCTTGCCACCGCGATGGAGCTCCCGCGAGAGGATGCCGCGACCCCGCAGCGCTTTCTGGCGACCCTCGGACCGGCGATCCTTGAGCGCGGACCGAGATTCGTAGTGCTGACGCGCGGCGCTGCCGGCGCCATCGCCATCTCGGCCGAAGAGCCCCCCGTCATGCAGCCGGGATTTCCGGTCGATGCCATCGACACGCTCGGCGCCGGCGACGCCTTCTCGACGACGCTCGGCGTCCGGCTGGCGGAAGGTTGGCCTCTCGCCAGAGCGATGCGCGACGCCGCCGCCGCCGGGGCGCTGACGACGACGCGGCCCGGCGTGTTCGAGGCCTTGCCGACGGTCGCCGACATCGCTGCGCTGAGCCAAACCCGGCTCGCCTGA
- a CDS encoding Helix-turn-helix transcriptional regulator gives MARPNVDIVMSAIDRLLAGAMDEELMPNAAETMRQLFDGSTACFASFGPAPEDRIAYPANPDPSWQPFCEELAPELIEMGEILRGIPLGVIYRDHDAVGSEAPRSWQGWARPPVARDGLSCRLAEKEQAFWFFDVRRDEGQERFDDGDATLLHKLYPVLRRVAELRRHIGRVTIQRDEARGALDQLALGIVILDAEMRIAYANEGADDILAEPDGALGLRQGRLAARGPAEQRRLRQLVEGALHCAGDPLAHHQASMILYGSDGRHSLSACVMPAPPRSHGHVMIALRRLETATDIAACARQLFDLTDTEARFASALASGASLAEAAEAQRVRISTARTHLARIFQKTQTHQQSQLVSLLRSAVLPLQRR, from the coding sequence ATGGCACGTCCGAATGTCGATATCGTCATGTCTGCCATCGACCGGCTTTTGGCCGGCGCGATGGACGAAGAGCTGATGCCCAACGCCGCCGAGACGATGCGGCAGCTCTTCGACGGCTCGACCGCCTGCTTCGCCAGCTTCGGCCCCGCGCCCGAAGACCGGATCGCCTATCCCGCGAACCCGGACCCGTCCTGGCAGCCATTTTGCGAGGAGCTGGCGCCCGAGCTCATCGAAATGGGGGAGATCCTCCGCGGCATCCCGCTCGGTGTCATCTACCGCGATCACGATGCTGTCGGCAGCGAGGCCCCTCGGAGCTGGCAAGGCTGGGCCCGCCCGCCCGTCGCCCGCGACGGCCTGTCCTGCCGGCTGGCCGAGAAGGAACAGGCATTCTGGTTCTTCGATGTCCGGCGGGACGAAGGCCAGGAGCGTTTCGACGACGGCGATGCGACCCTGCTGCACAAGCTCTATCCGGTGCTGCGGCGCGTTGCCGAGCTGCGCCGCCATATCGGCCGCGTCACCATCCAGCGAGACGAGGCGCGTGGTGCGCTCGACCAGCTGGCGCTTGGCATCGTGATCCTCGATGCCGAGATGCGGATCGCCTACGCCAACGAAGGCGCCGACGACATCCTCGCGGAACCCGACGGCGCCCTCGGCTTGCGCCAGGGACGCCTCGCCGCCCGGGGCCCGGCCGAACAGCGCCGCCTCCGGCAACTCGTCGAGGGCGCCCTGCATTGCGCCGGCGATCCTCTCGCCCACCATCAGGCGAGCATGATCCTGTACGGATCGGATGGCCGTCATTCGCTTTCGGCCTGTGTCATGCCTGCGCCCCCCCGATCGCATGGCCATGTCATGATCGCCCTGCGGCGCCTCGAAACGGCAACCGACATCGCCGCCTGCGCGCGCCAGCTCTTCGACCTGACGGATACCGAAGCGAGATTTGCATCCGCTCTCGCCAGCGGGGCGTCATTGGCCGAGGCGGCCGAGGCTCAGAGGGTCCGGATATCCACGGCGCGCACGCATCTGGCGCGGATCTTCCAGAAGACCCAAACGCACCAGCAAAGCCAGCTCGTCTCGCTGCTGCGCAGCGCGGTCCTGCCGCTCCAGAGACGCTGA
- the anmK gene encoding Anhydro-N-acetylmuramic acid kinase, protein MSLAERDLARETLTAIGVISGTSMDAIDVSLVTSDGRDAVAFGPGAAYPYRDETRRALQAVIAEAERASAEPLAELEAAVTADHLAAIRSYVADRRLDWAGIDLVGLHGQTIYHRPERRFTRQLIDGQAVADALGVPTVDRFRHADVAAGGEGAPFAPLYHRALAQRLEQPVMVLNLGGVGNVTYIDGETVIAFDTGPASAILDDFVQRRLGRAYDADGALAASGRIHDDLVAGFMDNPFFERPAPKSLDRNDFHRRAQVVDGLSDADGAATLAAFTIESIAAALRHVPRQPKRWLVGGGGRLNRHFMTRLATRLGVPVDPVESVGWDGDALEAQIFAYFAIRSVKGLPLSLPSTTGVPHPMTGGDLHHPAPRR, encoded by the coding sequence ATGAGCTTGGCTGAGCGCGATCTCGCACGGGAGACGCTGACCGCGATCGGCGTAATCAGCGGGACCTCGATGGACGCCATCGACGTATCGCTGGTGACGAGCGACGGGCGCGATGCCGTCGCCTTCGGGCCCGGCGCGGCCTATCCCTATCGCGACGAGACGCGCCGCGCGCTGCAGGCCGTCATCGCCGAGGCCGAACGCGCTTCGGCTGAGCCGCTGGCCGAACTCGAAGCCGCGGTGACGGCCGATCATCTCGCCGCGATCCGCAGCTATGTCGCCGACCGGCGGCTCGATTGGGCGGGCATCGATCTCGTCGGCCTGCACGGCCAGACCATCTACCATCGCCCCGAACGACGCTTCACCCGCCAGCTCATCGACGGGCAGGCCGTGGCCGACGCGCTCGGCGTCCCGACCGTCGACCGCTTCCGCCATGCCGATGTCGCGGCAGGCGGCGAAGGGGCTCCCTTCGCGCCGCTCTACCACCGCGCGCTGGCGCAGCGGCTCGAACAGCCGGTGATGGTGCTGAACCTCGGCGGCGTCGGCAACGTCACCTATATCGACGGCGAGACCGTCATCGCCTTTGATACCGGCCCCGCGAGCGCGATTCTCGACGATTTCGTCCAGCGTCGGCTCGGTCGCGCCTATGATGCCGACGGCGCCCTGGCGGCGAGCGGGCGAATCCATGACGATCTTGTCGCCGGCTTCATGGACAATCCCTTCTTCGAGCGGCCGGCGCCGAAATCGCTGGATCGCAACGATTTCCATCGCCGGGCCCAGGTCGTCGACGGGCTTTCCGATGCGGATGGGGCGGCGACGCTCGCGGCCTTCACCATCGAGAGCATCGCGGCGGCGTTGCGTCATGTGCCGCGCCAGCCCAAACGCTGGCTCGTCGGCGGCGGCGGGCGATTGAACCGGCATTTCATGACGCGGCTCGCCACGCGCCTCGGCGTTCCGGTCGACCCTGTCGAGAGCGTCGGCTGGGATGGCGATGCGCTTGAGGCGCAGATCTTTGCCTATTTCGCGATCCGTTCCGTCAAGGGGCTGCCACTCAGCCTGCCCTCGACGACGGGCGTGCCGCATCCGATGACAGGCGGCGACCTTCACCACCCTGCGCCGCGCCGCTGA
- a CDS encoding conserved hypothetical protein (Evidence 4 : Unknown function but conserved in other organisms) — translation MAKGYWIARVDVENDEAYAKYRSLNAVAFAKYGAKFLVRGGEYKLARGEGRKHNVVIEFKDEETARACYASPEYQEAVKHLSAAGKSDLVIIGGYEGPQPGK, via the coding sequence GTGGCCAAGGGCTACTGGATCGCGCGCGTCGACGTCGAGAACGACGAGGCCTACGCCAAGTACCGCTCGCTCAACGCCGTGGCCTTCGCCAAATACGGCGCGAAATTCCTGGTTCGCGGTGGCGAGTACAAGCTCGCCCGCGGCGAGGGCCGCAAGCACAACGTCGTCATCGAGTTCAAGGACGAGGAAACGGCCCGCGCCTGCTACGCCTCGCCGGAATATCAGGAGGCGGTGAAGCATCTCAGCGCCGCCGGCAAATCCGATCTCGTCATCATCGGCGGCTATGAAGGCCCGCAGCCCGGCAAATGA
- a CDS encoding conserved hypothetical protein (Evidence 4 : Unknown function but conserved in other organisms) has translation MPKGYVIGRAKVTDATKWAGYAAKASEVIKQYGGTPVVRGGQMTVGEGEGRARNVVLEFKDFETARAYLFSPEYAEARKLREGAGEIDLVAVEGV, from the coding sequence ATGCCCAAGGGATATGTCATCGGCCGCGCCAAGGTCACCGACGCGACCAAATGGGCGGGCTATGCCGCCAAGGCTTCCGAGGTCATCAAGCAATATGGCGGCACGCCGGTCGTGCGCGGCGGTCAGATGACGGTCGGCGAAGGCGAAGGCCGCGCCCGCAACGTCGTTCTCGAGTTCAAGGATTTCGAGACGGCGCGGGCCTATCTCTTCTCCCCGGAATATGCCGAGGCCCGCAAGCTGCGCGAAGGCGCTGGCGAGATCGACCTCGTCGCCGTCGAAGGAGTCTGA
- the pyrF gene encoding Orotidine 5'-phosphate decarboxylase has protein sequence MTQKINDVRDRLIVALDVPTVWDAYRLVSTLGDGVTFYKIGYRLAFAGGLDLARQLVAEGKKVFLDLKLHDIGNTVTEGVDSLTKLGVTFLTVHAYPQTMRGAVEGRGDAALKLLAVTALTSYDDGDLRDAGYGLAVRDLVRLRAEQARAAGIDGIVCSAAETEIVRQVIGPDMAIVTPGIRPSGSAAGDQKRTLTPAEAIRVGADHLVVGRPIIRAADPRAAAGAVMDEIVAAS, from the coding sequence ATGACGCAGAAGATCAACGATGTCCGCGACCGTCTGATCGTCGCCCTCGACGTGCCGACCGTCTGGGATGCCTATCGTCTCGTCTCGACGCTCGGCGATGGCGTTACCTTCTACAAGATCGGCTATCGTCTGGCCTTCGCCGGCGGGCTCGACCTCGCGCGCCAGCTCGTCGCCGAGGGCAAGAAGGTCTTCCTCGACCTCAAGCTCCACGACATCGGCAACACCGTGACCGAGGGGGTCGACTCGCTGACCAAGCTCGGCGTCACCTTCCTGACGGTCCATGCCTATCCGCAGACCATGCGCGGCGCGGTCGAGGGGCGCGGCGATGCGGCGCTCAAGCTGCTCGCGGTCACGGCGCTGACCTCCTATGACGATGGCGATCTGCGCGATGCGGGCTACGGCCTCGCCGTGCGCGATCTCGTGCGCCTGCGTGCCGAGCAGGCGCGCGCCGCCGGGATCGACGGCATCGTCTGCTCGGCCGCCGAGACCGAGATCGTGCGTCAGGTCATCGGCCCCGACATGGCCATCGTGACGCCGGGCATCCGCCCCTCGGGCAGCGCGGCCGGCGACCAGAAGCGAACGCTGACCCCGGCCGAAGCGATCCGCGTCGGTGCCGATCATCTCGTCGTCGGGCGTCCCATCATCCGCGCGGCAGACCCGCGTGCGGCGGCGGGCGCGGTCATGGACGAGATCGTCGCGGCTTCGTAA